The genome window GGACTGCAACGGGAGTGGCGTTCGATTTCGCAACGACTGGAGGATCTTTGGCGCTTTCAAAAAACGCAGCGAAAGTATCGGCAAGGCAGTTGGCCAAAGACCGCAGGACGGCAAGAAAGGTTTTGGACTTGGCAACTGGGGACGGACAGTTTGCACATCACGTCAACCCACTCAAAGGGCATCCAGGCGGAGCGCCAACATTGTTCCCAACGGCAGGACTGCCAAGCTGGCTAAAAAACCATCCAGGCAACCTGCAGGCTTTGAACGCAGCGGAACACGCCGCAGCTCATCAGGCACTACAGCGAGCAGAAGCGCTTGCCCGTGGGATGGGTTTGGCAAATCCGGCTGCGGCAGCAGCTCGAACGGGACTTTCGGCAGGCCGCTGCGGGTGTAACTGAAGCAACCATGCGAGCATGTGGTGGACACTGTTCATTATCGTTTGTCTGGTCATAGCAATGTGGGGATTTTCTTCATTCTGGAATGGTGTGAAAAAGGTTCGTGCCGCTGAACAGGAGGCAGAGAAGGAGATGGGGGGAATTACGCGCCTGAGCGCAGCCGAAGCGGAAGAGAAAGCCCAAAAGGTATTGGACAAGCAAGCGCTCACCCAGGACTGGCCTTCGCCGCCACCTGCTGAACTCGATAGTCGCATCAACCAACTCGACTTGGCCTTAAGCAGATTGCTTCGGAGATACCGGAAGATTGCATTTGAGGAATCCGGCACAGAAATCTCCGCCGAGCTTTTGCTGTCTGGCGATGCGCCTGCCGGTCTGTGGCTGGTTGGAATGAATCGTGCGAATGGCTACAAGCTGGCCGTGAAGTCTGAATCACCAATTGTTTACGAGATCGCGGGTAGTCGCATTCGTGAGCGTTATCCAAGCATTTTTCACTACTTCTTGCTCGTCGAGAGTGCCGATTGAACCGGCTGTCCCGCACAAACGGTGTAAGGAATCTAGCTCGCCTCAGGCCGGCTCGATAGAAGGTCGGCCACCCACGCGTGTGCTAGAGCGCTGGTTTCGCGGTGCGGGATAACGGTGGTGAACTGGGCTGGCGGGGAGGTGGATGAGTAACAAGTTGGCAGCAGGGAGGGAGGCTTCGGTGGGGGCCGGAGCCGGCACGCAGGACGCGTGCGCACCCCCGAGACCGAAGGGAGAGGCAAAGTGCAACAGCACAGATTTGCGCTATTATAAGGCGCGTGAGTGGCATGGGACACCGCCTGCGGAAACAAAGCCTGCTCTGCCTGGGCGCAGGGATGCTGGTGTGGGGGCACGCCTGCCTTGCGCCGGCGGCCGACGGGGCGGCGTTGTTTGCCAAGAACTGTGCGCCCTGTCACGGGCCCAAGGGCAAACCCAACGCCAAGATGACGCGCCTGCTGGGCGTGCGCGATCTCACCCAAAGCCGCATTGCCGAGGCGGAAATCGAGCGGCAAATCCTTGAAGGCCGCCAGGAGGGCGCGCGCCAGGTGATGCCCGCCTTCAAGGAAAGTTTGAAGGAGGAGGAAATCCGGGCGCTGGTGCAGCACGTGCTGCGCCTGCGCAAATAACCCTTCGGCACCGGGCCAAACTGCGCCCGCCCCTGCCGTCCTGCCCGGGGAAGTTTCGTTGCCGGCCGCGGCTTACAAGGCGCGCAAGGCCTTTTGCGCCTGACGTTTGGTTTGCTCGTTGGCGGATTTGTCCACCACCCATTGCAACGCTTTGCGCCGCAGCTCCACCGGCGCCTCCGCCAAGTCCTTGCGCGCCGCCAGCCCGGCCAAGGCCGAGCAGGCGTCCTCCGCCAGCGCTTCATCCGCGCCCAGCTCCATCAGGCGTTCCAGCGCCCCGCCGCTGGGGATGTTGCCCAGCACAGTCAAGGCCAGGCGGCGTTCCTCCGGCCGTTTTAAGAGGGGATAAAACGCGTTAAGTTTTTCCAGTTTGACCTGGGGGGTGAGCTTGGGATCACCCTGCAAGTATTGCAGGTACCCGCGCGCGCCCAGCACCTGGTGCAGCGTCTTGTTGCCCTCGCGCGCCAGGGTAAGCAGCGGTTCGGCCACCGCGGCATCCTCCGGCCAGCTATTGGGCCAGGTGGAAAGCGTCCGCACCGCCTCATCCTGCACCGAGGCATCGGCATCCTCCAACGCCGTACGCACCGCCGCCAGGGCCACCGGGCCGCCCACACTGGCCAGGGTGTGCAACCCCATCTTGCGCAAGGCCGGGTTCTGACTCTGCATCAAGACCATGAAATGCGGCTGGCAGGCGGCGCGTTCCCGCCCGCTGATGGCCAGCAGGGCCTTCTCCACCTCCGGCAGGTCCTGGCCCGTTTGCGTCACTCGCTGCACAAGCTGGCCGGCGTGCGACGCGCTGCCCAACAGGCCCACGGCGCCAATGGCGGCCGCCCGCGTGGCGGCGTCGGCGTCGCCGGTGGCGGCCATGATGGCCGGCAGGGCCGCCGTGGTTTGCCGCTGTCCGGCCAGCTCAATCAGCGCCAGCCGCAGCCGGCCGGTGGCCTTGGCCAGCCGCGCCGTCAATTGTTGATCCACCTCCTTGCCCGGGATGCGCGCCAGCGCCACGCGCGCCGCTTTGGCCAGATCCGCATCCTCCTCGCCGGTCAAATCCAGCAGGGTGGGCACGGCCGCCACCTGCCCCATGCGATCCAAGGCCGTGATGGCCGCCAGCCGCACCGGCTTGGGCCCGCTCAGCGCGGCCTTCTGGACGGTGGGCAGTGCGGCGGCATCCGCCCGGTCTGCCAGCACCAACAGCAGGAGGGGTTTGCGGGCGTCCGGCGCCTTGTCGAATTCGGCCGCAATGGCCTCCGTCACCTTGCGCCCAGGCAGCTCGCGGGCCGTTACCAGGCCGATGTTAAAGGCCGCGCGGTCCGCGGCGCGCAGTTGCTCCAACAACAGCGGCAGTCCGCTCACCCCCCGCGCCAGAATGGCCCCGCGCGTAGCCTCCATGATGCGCTGCTGCGAAACCGGCGACTTGCGGATCTGATCATACAATCGCACGGCCTCCCCGGCGTTGCCGGCGGCCAGCAGGCGCTCGGCACACAGCACGGCCCCTTCGGCAATGTCCGTCTTGAGCGCCAGCGGCGCCTGCTCCAGCGCCTGCGCGAGGGCTTTGGCCGCCGCCGTGCCGCCGATGTTGCCGAGCGCCGCCGCCGCTGCGCCCACCACTTCGGGATTTTGATCCTTCAACTTCGCCGTGAGCAGCGGCACTGCCTGCACGTCGCGCCGTCGGTTGATGGAATTGATCACGCCCACCAACAGCCGCCCCTCCAACCGGCCCGCCGCCTCGCGCAGCACTGTGTCCGCCGTGGAGTCGGGGATTGCTTCCAGGGCAATGCGCGCCCACGAGGCCAGCTCCTTGTCCGCCAGCAGCGGCGCCAGGGCCGGCACCGCCTCCCGGGTGCCTTTGATGGCCAGGAATTTGCAGGCGATCGCCTTGTCTGCCGGCGGCGCCTCCGAGCGCAGTGTCCGGATCAAGTCCGCCTCCGGCGGAATTACCGCCGCCGCCGCGGTCCAAGCAAGGCACAGCACGGCACTGCAAGCCAGGTTCAGTAAAATGCGTTTCATAAGCGTTGGCAAAAATCCCAAGTTCTTGTCAGTCTTTCATCCTCGTCCACCTTGCGCCCCGTTCACACCCGCCACGGCTCCCGCAGGGCCTCCGAACGCAGCCGGTTGGCCTCCTCATCGTTGAGGAATTCATTTTTCTTGGGGTCATACCGCACCTTGCGATTGAGAAAGAGCGAGATGTTGCCCGCATGGCAGGTGATGTGCGACCAGCAGGCCGCCTCCGCGTTGGCCCGCGTGCGCCCGCGGGATTTCACGCAATCCAGAAAGTCGCGCACATGGAAGTCTGCCGGGTAACCGCCGATCTTGGCGCCGCGGCCCACCAGCAGCGATTCCGCGCTGGCCACCATGTCGCCACTGTCGGCCGTCTCCACCCAGCCGGTGCTTCCCTCGAAGCGCACGGGACACGACCCCAGCGGCAGCCAGCCTTCGTTGCGCACGATCAACTTCACCCCGTTGGGATAGAGGGCATGAAGCTGGCCGTTCTTGGGCTCGTACTCCACCGCCGCGGTGTGATCACAATCCGCCGCCAACTGGCACAAGTCCACGCAATGCGAGCCCCATTCCAAGCACCCGCCGCCCACCAGCCCGCCGCCTTTTTCAAAGTTGAAGCCATCCAGCAGCCGCCGGTTGTACGGCCGCCACGCCGCCGGCCCCAGGTACAAATCCCAATCCACCTCCTCCTTGTCCGGCTCCGGCTCGGCGGGCAGCCAGCCGCTGGTCTTGGTTTCCAGCCCCATGGGATGCGCGTGCACGGTGTGCAGCTTGCCCAGCTTGCCCTGGCGCGCCAGATCAATGGCGAAGACAAAATTGGGCAGGCTGCGCCGCTGCGTGCCCGCCTGGAAAATCCGGCCGGTGCGCTTGAACACCTCGGCCAGCGCCAGGCTCTCGTCAATGTTCTTGGTGCACGGCTTCTCGCAATACACGTCCTTGCCCGCCCGCGCCGCCAGGGAGGAGGCCGCCGCATGCCAGTTCGGCCCCGTGGCGATCAGCACCGCGTCAATGTCCTGCCGCGCCAGCAGCTCGCGCAAATCGCGGTACGTCGCGCAATCATTGGCCTGATAATGCGCGTCCACCCGCTTCTTCACCGCGTCGCGCCGGGCGGCCTTCACATCCGCCACCGCGATGAAGCGCACATCCGGCTGGTGCAAAAACACCCCCAGCACGTAATTGCCGCGGTTGCCGATGCCGATGCCGCCCATGACAATCCGCTCGCTGGGCGCCACCCCGCCATCGCGGCCCACTGTGGCCCCCGGCACCACCTGCGGGGCGGCCAGCAGCACCGCCCCCGCCTTGAGCGAGGCGCCCAAAAATTGACGCCGGTTGAACACCGGCCCCCGCCACGGGGCCGGCCGGGAATGGAGTTTCTTTTGCATAAGCTTCATCATGGTTTCGGGCTTTTCCTGAAGTGGCGCCGCCCTTATTTGGCGCGCACGTCAAACACCACCAGATCCCCCGGGCTGTTGTTGCGCGCATAAAGGCGGCCGTTGACCAGCACGGGCATGGTCCAGCATTTCTTGCTGTCCAAAATGTTGGCGCGCGCCAGCTCGCGATACCCCTCCGGCGTGGCTTCCGCCACAAACAGCCGCCCCCGATCGCCCAGCCCCACCAGCTTTCCTCCCGCCACCATCAACCCGCCAGTGGTCAGGCCGGACTGGCTCCATTTGGTTTCGCCGGTGCGAAAATCCAGGCACTTCAACGAGCCGCCCCCGGTCTGGCCGTCGAATCCGTACAGGTAATCCCCCACCAGCACGCAGTTGGCGAAGTGATTGCGCATGTTCTTGTTCTCCCACAGCGTCCGCACCTGATTGCCCTTCACCTCCAACAGGGCGCAGCCCCGGTTGTATCCGGAGGAAATGAATACCTTGTTGCCCACAATGATCGGATCGGCGGCGTTCACGTCCCAGTCCGTCTTCCACGGATGCTCCCACAACACGCGGCCATCGGCCACGGCCACCGCCAGCACCGAGCTGGCGGAAAACAGCGCCACCGCCCGTGTGCCCTCGTGATTGAAGGGCACGGGTGTGGAATAACCACAGGTGCCCTCGCTCTTCCACACCAGCGCGCCGGTGTCCTTGTGGAACGCCATGCCGCTCTTGCCGGCGTTGACAATGGCCAGATTGCCTTCAATCAGCACCGAGCCGCTGAAGCCCCACGTGGGGCGTTTGGCCCCGGCGTCTTCCATCACATTCTTCGACCACACCACCTTGCCCGTGGCGGCGTCCAGCGCGTGCAAATGCCCAAACCGGCTGAAGGTGTACACCCGGCCGCCGGCCACCGTGGGCGTGGCGCAGGGACCGCCCTCAAAATTGCGCGGGTCCAGCTTGCAGGGATACGAGTAGCGCCACAGCTCCTTGCCGCTTGCCTCGTCAAAACAATAAACCAGGTCCGTCTCCTCCTTGTTACCCATGGTGTACACCCGCCCCTGGCTCACCGAGACAATGCAAAAACCGGTGCCAATCTCGGCCTTCCACGCCACCGGCGGGCCGCCTTCCGGCCATTGCGTGCGCCAATCTTTCTCGGGCGAGATGCCATCCTGCCGCGGGCCGCGGTACATGGGCCAGTCGGCCGCCGGGGCCGTCAGAGTGCCCAGGGTGCTGACCAGAAGCATTGCCGGAAGAAGTCCTTTGAACAAACTGCGCTGCGGATGCGTCATAATCTTTTGCTGATGGTTGAACAATGGCAGCATCATTTTTGAGACGCGGCCAAATGTCAATTCATTCAACCCGGGCGCCAGGGCGGAAGAAAAGAACGTGCCGGCGCCCCGGATCCCTGCTAACCTGAAGCAACATGAAACCGAATCTTCGGCAGCAACCAGCCGCCCGCGCCGCCCGCGGCGGCCTCTCCATGCGGGCCGTGGCCTTGCTGGTCCTGGGGGCGGCCGCCCTCCTCGGCGGCGGCGCCGGCTACCTCTACTTCCGCGAGCATTTCACCACCCCGGCCAGCACCGAGCCGGATCCCCCCAATGTCTCCTATAAAAAATGGGAGAAAACCAGCAACCTCTACGTGAAAATCGAACCCACTCCGTGGGAACGCCGCCTCGGCCGCAACCTCCATCGCGTCGCCTACCAGGCCGCCACCAATCTCGTCTGCCAAACCCTGGCCCGGCCCGAGACCGCCCGCTTCCAACCCTACTCCCAGGCCAAAATCACCGGCGTGGACTGGCGCTTCCTCGTCAAGTGCGACTACACCGCCGTCAACAAATCCGGCGAATTCCACCAATACGATTTCCGCGCCTTCCTCAAGCGCGACACCAACGAGGTCTGGACCCTGGAATACCTCGACAAGGATAAAGAGGACGGCACCAAAAAATCCGCCAAGCCGAAAAGCAGCGAGTGAAGGGCCTCCCCGCCCTCCCCATGAATCCGCAGCCTGTCCCCACCCCGGCCTGGTTGGACCCCACGTGTCCACGGCTCTTTTACCCCATCACCAACCTCATTGAACGGCTGGACTGGTCCCGGCTCTTTCTCACCCCGCAGCCGGTGGAAGTTGAGCTGGGCAGCGGCGACGGCTCCTTCCTGGCCCACTACGCCCGGCTCCATCCTGACCGCAATTTCCTGGGCGTCGAGCGCCTCCTGGGCCGCGCCCGCAAACTCGAGCGCAAAGCCCTCCGCGCCGGCCTCACCAACCTGCGCATCATCCGCCTCGAAGCCGGCTATCTGACCGAGTACCTCCTGCCCGCGGGCACCGTGACGGTGTTTCACATCTACTTCCCCGATCCCTGGCCCAAAAAAAAGCATCATAAAAACCGTCTTATTAACGCGCGTTTCGTGCGCCTGCTCGGCCAGGCCCTGCAGCCCGGCGGCCGCGTGCATCTGCGCACCGACGATGCCGGCTATTTCCAATGGATGCAGGAGGCCTTTGCCACCCATCCCGGCTTCCAGCCCCAGACGCCTCCGCCGGAGCTGCTCGCGCTCAAGACCGATTTCGAGCTGGAGTTCAACCAGCGGGGCATCCCCACCCTCGCCCTTTCCTACCAGTGGCAGGGGGAAAAGTCGGCCTAATCCAACCGGCACGCCCCACGACCTCCCTTTTGCGAGGCGCCGCGCGCCCCGGGCCGGCCTGCGCAGCCGGCCCAAGCCAGGCGCCAATCCCCGCCCCCCGGCTTCAGCCAGCCCACGAAAACCAGCCGGGCTGAGTCCCGGAAAAACACCCGCCCCACCGGGCCAAATTCTTTTTGCCACCTTTGATGTTAACCACACAACAATGCGCAAAAAGGATTGAACACTGGCGGATTTTAGGGCATCAAACCCGCATGTCCTGCGCGAGGCAGTGGCGAGGGCCATCCTGCGCCGGGAC of Verrucomicrobiia bacterium contains these proteins:
- the trmB gene encoding tRNA (guanosine(46)-N7)-methyltransferase TrmB gives rise to the protein MNPQPVPTPAWLDPTCPRLFYPITNLIERLDWSRLFLTPQPVEVELGSGDGSFLAHYARLHPDRNFLGVERLLGRARKLERKALRAGLTNLRIIRLEAGYLTEYLLPAGTVTVFHIYFPDPWPKKKHHKNRLINARFVRLLGQALQPGGRVHLRTDDAGYFQWMQEAFATHPGFQPQTPPPELLALKTDFELEFNQRGIPTLALSYQWQGEKSA
- a CDS encoding PQQ-like beta-propeller repeat protein, with the protein product MTHPQRSLFKGLLPAMLLVSTLGTLTAPAADWPMYRGPRQDGISPEKDWRTQWPEGGPPVAWKAEIGTGFCIVSVSQGRVYTMGNKEETDLVYCFDEASGKELWRYSYPCKLDPRNFEGGPCATPTVAGGRVYTFSRFGHLHALDAATGKVVWSKNVMEDAGAKRPTWGFSGSVLIEGNLAIVNAGKSGMAFHKDTGALVWKSEGTCGYSTPVPFNHEGTRAVALFSASSVLAVAVADGRVLWEHPWKTDWDVNAADPIIVGNKVFISSGYNRGCALLEVKGNQVRTLWENKNMRNHFANCVLVGDYLYGFDGQTGGGSLKCLDFRTGETKWSQSGLTTGGLMVAGGKLVGLGDRGRLFVAEATPEGYRELARANILDSKKCWTMPVLVNGRLYARNNSPGDLVVFDVRAK
- a CDS encoding c-type cytochrome; translated protein: MGHRLRKQSLLCLGAGMLVWGHACLAPAADGAALFAKNCAPCHGPKGKPNAKMTRLLGVRDLTQSRIAEAEIERQILEGRQEGARQVMPAFKESLKEEEIRALVQHVLRLRK
- a CDS encoding HEAT repeat domain-containing protein encodes the protein MKRILLNLACSAVLCLAWTAAAAVIPPEADLIRTLRSEAPPADKAIACKFLAIKGTREAVPALAPLLADKELASWARIALEAIPDSTADTVLREAAGRLEGRLLVGVINSINRRRDVQAVPLLTAKLKDQNPEVVGAAAAALGNIGGTAAAKALAQALEQAPLALKTDIAEGAVLCAERLLAAGNAGEAVRLYDQIRKSPVSQQRIMEATRGAILARGVSGLPLLLEQLRAADRAAFNIGLVTARELPGRKVTEAIAAEFDKAPDARKPLLLLVLADRADAAALPTVQKAALSGPKPVRLAAITALDRMGQVAAVPTLLDLTGEEDADLAKAARVALARIPGKEVDQQLTARLAKATGRLRLALIELAGQRQTTAALPAIMAATGDADAATRAAAIGAVGLLGSASHAGQLVQRVTQTGQDLPEVEKALLAISGRERAACQPHFMVLMQSQNPALRKMGLHTLASVGGPVALAAVRTALEDADASVQDEAVRTLSTWPNSWPEDAAVAEPLLTLAREGNKTLHQVLGARGYLQYLQGDPKLTPQVKLEKLNAFYPLLKRPEERRLALTVLGNIPSGGALERLMELGADEALAEDACSALAGLAARKDLAEAPVELRRKALQWVVDKSANEQTKRQAQKALRAL
- a CDS encoding Gfo/Idh/MocA family oxidoreductase, translated to MQKKLHSRPAPWRGPVFNRRQFLGASLKAGAVLLAAPQVVPGATVGRDGGVAPSERIVMGGIGIGNRGNYVLGVFLHQPDVRFIAVADVKAARRDAVKKRVDAHYQANDCATYRDLRELLARQDIDAVLIATGPNWHAAASSLAARAGKDVYCEKPCTKNIDESLALAEVFKRTGRIFQAGTQRRSLPNFVFAIDLARQGKLGKLHTVHAHPMGLETKTSGWLPAEPEPDKEEVDWDLYLGPAAWRPYNRRLLDGFNFEKGGGLVGGGCLEWGSHCVDLCQLAADCDHTAAVEYEPKNGQLHALYPNGVKLIVRNEGWLPLGSCPVRFEGSTGWVETADSGDMVASAESLLVGRGAKIGGYPADFHVRDFLDCVKSRGRTRANAEAACWSHITCHAGNISLFLNRKVRYDPKKNEFLNDEEANRLRSEALREPWRV